In Erigeron canadensis isolate Cc75 chromosome 7, C_canadensis_v1, whole genome shotgun sequence, one DNA window encodes the following:
- the LOC122606837 gene encoding ABC transporter C family member 12-like: MGFEPLVWYCRPDANGVWAKTTASALGAYTPCGIESFVGCISTVVLLGLCLYRLWLIMKDSKVQRFSLRSNYYNYMLALLAGYCAAESFYRLLFGVSMFDFDVQSSLAPFEVVSLILETLVWSCLMIMTLVETKKYIRDFRWYVRFGVLYVLVGDMVKFRIILSVTDLYPRYILYVYISSLFCQALFGVFLLAYVPNLEAYLGYIPLQTEPHDDIKYEVLRGGEYICPERHANILSRIYFGWITPLMEQGYRKPITEKDVWMLDTWDRTEILSKKYEKCWAEESQKSNPVLLRCLNNCVGGRFWFAGLFKIGNDLSQFVGPVILNYLLQSLQRGDPSWIGYIYAFSIFVGVSLGVLCEAQYFQNVARVGFRIRSILVAAIFRKSLRLTHEARKNFQSGKITNMITTDANALQQICNQLHGLWSAPFRIALSMILLYQQLGVASLVGSLILVLMFPLQTMIVSKMRKLSKAGLQYTDKRVGLMTEILVAVDTVKCYAWEQSFQSKIQTIRKDELLWLWKAQFLQACNNFILNSLPVLVAVISFGFFTLLGGDLTPSRAFTSLSLFTVLRTPLSRLPNIITQAANAYVSLQRLEELFLAEERILVPNPPLEPGIPAISIKNGYFSWDPKASKPTLTDINIDIPVGSLVAIVGGTGEGKTSLISAMLGELPPLENSSAIIRGTTAYVPQISWIFNATVRENILFGSKFEASRYWKTVEVTALQRDFDILPGRDLTEIGERGVNISGGQKQRVSMARAVYSNSDVYIFDDPLSALDTHVGREVFENCIKEELRGKTRVLVTNQLHFLHQVDKIILVSEGMIKEEGTYEELSENGFLFKKLMEKVGGMDDHVDGNESKSNSNNGSSKQYVDEMISESINDQSNTTKKKRKSVLVNQEDRQTGIVSWNVLARYADALGGLWVVLVLFMCYISTEVLRISSSTWLSYWTEQSNTTTPGPGFYLLIYTLLSVGQVLVTFLNSFWLISASLRAAKRLHDTMLHSVLRAPTSFFQTNPLGRMINRFANDLGDIDRNVANLVNNLMTQVWQLLSTFVLIGIVSTISLWAIMPLLIVFYTAYLYYQSTSREVKRLDSITRSPVYAQFGEALNGLSSIRAYKAYDRMAKINGKSMDNNIRFTLLNLSSNRWLTIRLETLGGLMIWLTATFAVMQFSRTNDQVAFASTIGLLLTYSLNITNLMSNVLRQASTAENSFNAVERVGIYIDLPSEAPSIIENNRPPPGWPSLGLVEFENIEFRYRPGLPPVLHGLSFSISPTEKVGIVGRTGAGKSTMINALFRMVELEKGRILIDNYDISSFGLTDLRRVLGIIPQSPVLFSGTVRFNLDPFNEHSDVDLWEALERSYLKNVIARNPLGLDAEVSEGGENFSVGQRQLLSLARALLRKSKILVLDEATAAVDVRTDDLIQKTIRKEFKSCTMLIIAHRLNTIIDCNRILVLENGQILEYDTPERLISNEGAFLKMVQSTGAANAQYLQDIALGGEGINKFTGSLQKQIGLLTSSESTPAAQIVLDINPEAIETKDGNNVQHEKKG, translated from the exons ATGGGTTTCGAGCCGCTGGTTTGGTATTGCCGGCCTGATGCAAATGGCGTTTGGGCTAAGACAACGGCTAGTGCTCTTGGTGCATATACGCCGTGTGGCATTGAGTCGTTTGTGGGTTGTATATCAACTGTGGTTTTATTGGGGTTGTGCTTATACCGATTATGGCTGATCATGAAAGACTCTAAAGTACAGAGGTTTAGTTTACGGTCAAACTACTATAATTATATGTTGGCCTTATTAGCAGGTTATTGTGCTGCAGAGTCCTTTTATAGATTACTTTTTGGGGTTTCAATGTTCGATTTTGACGTACAAAGTAGCCTTGCTCCATttgag GTGGTTTCCCTAATACTTGAGACCCTTGTTTGGAGCTGTTTAATGATTATGACTCTTGTGGAAACTAAAAAGTATATTAGAGATTTTCGCTGGTATGTCCGATTTGGTGTACTTTACGTCTTGGTTGGGGATATGGTGAAATTCCGTATCATTCTTTCGGTAACAGATTTGTACCCAAG ATATATACTTTACGTGTACATCAGTTCATTGTTCTGCCAG GCTTTATTTGGAGTATTTCTTCTTGCTTACGTACCAAATTTGGAGGCGTATCTGGGTTATATCCCACTTCAAACTGAGCCTCATGATGATATCAAGTATGAGGTGCTTCGTGGAGGAGAATATATTTGTCCAGAAAGGCATGCCAATATATTATCAA GAATATATTTTGGATGGATCACTCCTCTCATGGAGCAGGGCTACCGAAAACCTATTACAGAAAAGGATGTCTGGATGTTAGATACATGGGACCGGACTGAGATATTGAGTAAAAA ATATGAAAAATGTTGGGCTGAAGAATCTCAGAAGTCAAATCCAGTTCTTTTACGCTGTCTGAATAACTGTGTTGGGGGGAG GTTCTGGTTTGCAGGCCTTTTCAAG ATAGGCAATGATCTTTCCCAGTTTGTTGGACCAGTTATATTAAACTATCTCCTGCAG TCATTGCAACGAGGGGATCCTTCATGGATTGGATACATATATGCCTTCTCAATATTTGTTGGTGTG TCATTAGGAGTTCTCTGTGAAGCTCAATACTTTCAGAATGTTGCAAGGGTTGGGTTCAGGATAAGGTCAATTTTG GTGGCTGCTATATTTCGGAAATCCTTAAGGCTAACCCATGAAGCACGAAAGAATTTCCAATCGGGGAAAATTACAAATATGATAACAACAGATGCTAATGCACTCCAG CAAATATGCAATCAACTTCATGGCTTATGGTCAGCTCCATTCAGAATTGCGCTTTCCATGATTCTTCTTTACCAACAACTAGGGGTTGCTTCACTTGTGGGTTCTCTGATTTTGGTTCTCATGTTTCCTCTAcag ACAATGATTGTCAGCAAAATGCGGAAATTATCGAAGGCAGGCTTACAGTACACTGACAAAAGAGTTGGACTAATGACTGAAATTTTGGTTGCGGTAGATACTGTGAA ATGTTATGCATGGGAGCAAAGCTTCCAATCTAAAATTCAAACTATCAGAAAAGATGAGCTTCTATGGTTATGGAAGGCCCAGTTCTTGCAAGCA TGCAACAATTTCATACTGAACAGTCTTCCAGTTCTTGTGGCGGTGATATCATTTGGATTCTTCACATTGCTTGGTGGAGATTTGACACCTTCAAGGGCTTTCACATCACTTTCTTTATTTACAGTGCTGCGAACTCCTTTAAGCAGACTTCCTAATATAATAACTCAG GCAGCAAATGCATATGTGTCCTTACAGCGCTTGGAAGAACTATTCTTAGCTGAAGAGAGGATCCTCGTACCCAATCCACCTCTTGAACCAGGGATTCCAGCAATCTCAATAAAAAATGGCTACTTTTCATGGGATCCAAAGGCCTCAAAACCAACTTTAACAGATATAAACATAGATATACCAGTGGGCAGCTTAGTTGCAATTGTAGGTGGTACAGGAGAAGGAAAAACATCCCTTATTTCAGCAATGCTCGGTGAGCTACCTCCTTTGGAAAATTCCAGTGCTATTATCAGAGGAACCACTGCATATGTCCCTCAGATTTCATGGATTTTCAATGCTACA GTACGTGAAAACATATTATTTGGATCAAAGTTTGAAGCTTCAAGATATTGGAAAACTGTGGAAGTAACTGCTTTGCAGCGCGATTTTGATATTTTGCCA GGTCGTGATCTCACTGAGATCGGTGAAAGAGGTGTGAATATCAGTGGTGGCCAAAAGCAAAGAGTCTCTATGGCTAGAGCAGTCTACTCAAACTCAGATGTCTACATATTTGATGACCCGTTGAGTGCTCTAGATACTCATGTTGGTCGAGAG GTTTTTGAAAACTGCATCAAGGAAGAGTTGCGAGGTAAAACAAGAGTGCTTGTTACAAACCAGCTACATTTTCTCCATCAGGTGGATAAGATTATTTTAGTCTCAGAAGGTATGATAAAAGAGGAGGGAACCTATGAGGAACTATCAGAAAAtgggtttttatttaaaaaattaatggaAAAGGTGGGTGGAATGGATGATCATGTGGATGGAAATGAATCCAAATCCAATAGCAACAATGGATCCTCAAAACAGTATGTTGATGAGATGATCAGTGAGTCTATAAATGATCAAAGCAACACAACAAAAAAGAAGCGTAAATCTGTTCTTGTCAACCAAGAAGATAGGCAAACGGGCATTGTTAGCTGGAATGTTTTAGCAAG GTACGCGGATGCTTTAGGAGGCCTGTGGGTTGTCCTGGTATTATTTATGTGCTATATTTCAACTGAAGTTCTACGAATTTCGAGTAGCACATGGTTAAGTTACTGGACAGAACAAAGCAATACAACAACTCCAGGACCTGGGTTCTACCTTCTTATATACACCCTCTTGTCAGTCGGACAA GTACTTGTAACTTTTCTAAATTCATTCTGGTTGATATCGGCTAGTCTCCGTGCAGCTAAAAGACTCCATGATACAATGCTGCATTCAGTTCTTAGAGCTCCTACATCTTTTTTTCAAACAAATCCACTTGGACGGATGATCAATAGGTTTGCAAATGATCTTGGTGATATTGATCGTAATGTTGCTAATCTTGTCAATAATCTTATGACACAAGTTTGGCAAttactttcaacttttgtaCTAATTGGAATAGTAAGCACAATATCTTTGTGGGCCATAATGCCTCTTCTTATTGTGTTTTACACAGCCTACCTTTATTATCAG AGCACATCACGGGAAGTCAAGCGTTTGGACTCCATTACCCGATCTCCTGTGTACGCTCAATTTGGTGAGGCATTGAATGGTTTATCAAGTATTCGTGCATACAAAGCATATGATCGTATGGCAAAAATTAATGGGAAATCTATGGATAATAATATTCGGTTCACCCTTTTGAACCTCAGTTCTAACCGTTGGCTAACCATAAGACTAGAAACATTAGGAGGACTAATGATTTGGTTAACTGCTACCTTCGCTGTTATGCAATTTTCTAGAACCAATGATCAAGTAGCTTTTGCATCCACAATTGGGTTGCTCCTCACTTATTCTCTAAATATCACAAATCTTATGAGTAATGTTTTGAGACAAGCAAGTACAGCAGAAAATAGTTTTAATGCAGTTGAGCGAGTGggcatatatatagatttaccATCTGAGGCTCCGTCTATAATTGAGAATAACCGTCCACCACCTGGATGGCCCTCGTTGGGTTTAGTAGAATTTGAAAACATAGAGTTTCGGTATAGACCAGGTCTTCCACCAGTTTTGCATGGCTTATCTTTCAGCATTTCTCCTACCGAAAAAGTTGGAATAGTTGGAAGGACGGGTGCAGGAAAATCTACTATGATCAATGCATTGTTCAGGATGGTTGAGCTAGAAAAAGGAAGAATTTTGATTGATAATTATGATATTTCAAGTTTTGGATTGACTGATTTGCGCAGAGTTCTTGGGATTATACCACAATCACCGGTTCTCTTTTCAG GTACGGTGCGTTTTAATCTTGATCCGTTTAACGAACATAGTGATGTTGATCTTTGGGAGGCTCTTGAACGCTCATATTTAAAGAACGTGATCGCGCGGAATCCCTTGGGTTTGGATGCTGAG GTCTCAGAGGGAGGGGAGAATTTTAGTGTTGGACAGAGACAACTACTAAGTCTTGCTAGGGCATTGCTGAGGAAATCAAAGATTCTTGTTCTTGACGAAGCAACTGCAGCCGTCGATGTTAGAACGGATGACCTGATACAAAAAACAATAAGAAAAGAATTCAAATCATGCACAATGCTCATTATTGCTCATCGACTCAATACCATTATTGATTGCAACCGAATTCTTGTGCTTGAGAACGGTCAA ATTCTTGAATATGATACCCCAGAAAGACTTATTTCAAATGAAGGGGCATTTTTGAAGATGGTTCAAAGTACAGGCGCTGCAAATGCTCAGTATCTACAAGACATTGCACTTGGTGGAGAAGGAATTAACAAGTTCACAGGGAGCCTGCAGAAACAAATTGGATTGCTGACATCATCTGAATCAACGCCTGCAGCGCAAATTGTTCTTGATATAAATCCCGAAGCTATTGAAACTAAAGATGGTAACAATGTGCAACACGAAAAGAAAGGATAA